One Calditrichia bacterium DNA window includes the following coding sequences:
- a CDS encoding response regulator — MKKSYSTDQPDQLISSASITTLTEEFGYENTVVSPKFRSASFLMTATEELGAIAVTQKHILLVDDEPNLLNTIEFILEAANYRVSTAADGQKGLAKLLDYQKNNIQVDLLITDIRMPRLSGIELIERIKQLGLQIPVMVMSNHGNRSMKLQLKQKGCDFFLDKPVNDDDLLRAIENIIGH; from the coding sequence TTGAAGAAATCATATTCAACAGATCAACCAGATCAACTAATATCTTCAGCAAGCATAACTACGCTAACTGAAGAATTTGGTTATGAAAACACGGTTGTATCGCCAAAATTTCGATCTGCATCGTTTCTGATGACCGCTACCGAGGAATTAGGGGCGATTGCTGTTACCCAAAAGCATATATTGTTGGTCGATGACGAACCAAATTTGCTAAACACGATCGAATTTATTTTGGAAGCAGCGAACTACCGTGTTTCAACCGCTGCAGATGGGCAAAAAGGTTTGGCTAAATTACTCGATTATCAGAAAAATAACATTCAGGTGGATTTGCTGATAACCGACATCCGAATGCCACGTCTCAGCGGTATCGAGCTGATTGAACGTATAAAACAATTGGGCTTGCAAATTCCGGTGATGGTTATGTCCAATCACGGAAATCGCAGTATGAAATTACAGTTGAAACAGAAAGGTTGTGATTTTTTTCTGGATAAACCGGTCAACGATGACGATTTGTTGCGAGCTATCGAAAACATAATTGGACACTGA
- a CDS encoding T9SS type A sorting domain-containing protein produces the protein MRIAAGENAEITVTSKRAVSVQISDWQMDGVVVQINRNGEQIQELPLQNGQQLQLGAGVSQLRIFKNSTAVPNQFEVFQNYPNPFNPVTEIRYQLPERSTVEIAIYNALGQKIKTLLSQTQEAGSHRIVWDATNNSGEVVSSGIYFYRVSAGSVSEMKRMVLLR, from the coding sequence ATGAGAATCGCCGCCGGCGAAAATGCCGAAATTACCGTAACGAGCAAACGCGCTGTTTCTGTACAAATTTCCGATTGGCAAATGGATGGCGTTGTTGTTCAAATTAACCGCAATGGCGAGCAAATTCAGGAATTACCGCTACAAAACGGACAGCAGTTGCAACTTGGTGCCGGCGTCAGCCAATTACGGATTTTCAAAAATTCAACGGCCGTGCCCAACCAATTTGAGGTGTTCCAAAATTACCCGAATCCGTTCAATCCGGTAACGGAAATCCGTTATCAACTGCCGGAACGCTCAACGGTGGAAATTGCTATTTACAACGCGTTGGGTCAAAAAATCAAAACGCTGTTATCGCAAACGCAAGAAGCCGGAAGCCATCGAATTGTGTGGGATGCGACAAATAATAGTGGTGAGGTTGTTTCCAGCGGAATCTATTTTTACCGCGTTTCCGCAGGTTCGGTAAGCGAAATGAAACGAATGGTGTTGTTACGCTAA